From a single Desulfuromonas sp. genomic region:
- a CDS encoding bifunctional precorrin-2 dehydrogenase/sirohydrochlorin ferrochelatase has product MTDYPVTLQIADRLCLVVGGGAVGLRKARGLLEAGARVRLVSDTPPLHSPPKGTDLVLRPFRTEDLEGAFLAFAATDDPQINAAVAEEARRRGILVNVCDDPRKGDFHLPALLRRDDLTVAVSTTGKSPALAALARDRAGQVFGPEWGTVLEVFAAVRRKRLTHQKKNEYNQAILRRLLDSGLPGLIAAGNAADIDRLLDTLFGEGFSLTTLEVRMPKGTS; this is encoded by the coding sequence ATGACCGACTACCCCGTGACCCTGCAGATCGCCGACCGCCTCTGCCTTGTCGTGGGGGGCGGCGCCGTCGGACTGCGAAAAGCCCGGGGCCTCCTCGAGGCGGGAGCCCGGGTCCGGCTCGTCAGCGACACCCCGCCGCTGCACTCCCCCCCGAAAGGGACGGACCTCGTGCTGCGCCCTTTCCGCACCGAGGACCTGGAAGGGGCGTTTCTGGCCTTCGCCGCCACGGACGATCCGCAGATCAACGCCGCCGTGGCCGAGGAGGCGCGCAGGCGGGGCATCCTGGTCAACGTCTGCGACGATCCCCGGAAGGGGGACTTTCACCTCCCGGCCCTCCTGAGGCGGGACGATCTCACCGTGGCGGTCTCCACCACCGGCAAAAGCCCTGCGCTCGCCGCCCTGGCCCGGGACCGGGCCGGTCAAGTTTTCGGGCCGGAGTGGGGTACGGTTCTTGAGGTGTTCGCCGCGGTAAGGCGAAAGCGGTTGACACACCAGAAAAAAAATGAATACAATCAAGCCATTCTGCGCCGGCTCCTGGACAGCGGGCTTCCCGGCCTGATCGCCGCCGGTAACGCTGCGGACATAGACCGATTGCTCGACACCCTCTTTGGCGAGGGTTTTTCGCTGACTACGCTGGAAGTTCGCATGCCGAAAGGAACATCATGA
- a CDS encoding SIS domain-containing protein, whose translation MGQEKITKAIADHGALIEQAFGEQSSELERIAEALVETFHQGGRLLVFGHGSLGAVANLVANLFLHRLTLDRPLLPALSLSHDATLAGALHRDGQSSQLFVRPLRAVAAQGDVVLALGGPGRNEALEEALAAARQLGCKTAVVLWGKGETNSLSPDFLFCLKTDSAPRGVEGTLTFGHLLCELVESDLFGI comes from the coding sequence ATGGGACAGGAAAAGATCACCAAAGCCATCGCCGACCACGGCGCGCTGATCGAACAGGCCTTCGGGGAGCAGTCATCCGAGCTTGAACGCATCGCCGAAGCCCTTGTCGAGACGTTCCACCAGGGGGGACGACTCCTGGTGTTCGGCCACGGGTCCCTGGGGGCTGTGGCAAACCTGGTGGCCAATCTCTTCCTTCACCGCCTGACCCTCGACAGGCCCCTGCTTCCCGCCCTGTCCCTCTCCCACGACGCAACCCTGGCGGGCGCCCTGCACCGGGACGGCCAGAGCAGCCAACTCTTCGTGCGGCCCCTGCGAGCCGTGGCGGCCCAGGGGGACGTGGTCCTGGCCCTGGGCGGCCCGGGGCGGAACGAAGCCCTGGAGGAGGCACTGGCCGCGGCCCGCCAACTCGGCTGCAAGACGGCCGTGGTTCTCTGGGGCAAGGGCGAGACGAACAGCCTGTCGCCCGACTTCCTTTTCTGCCTCAAAACCGATTCCGCTCCCCGAGGGGTCGAAGGGACCCTCACCTTCGGGCACCTGCTCTGCGAACTGGTCGAGTCGGACCTGTTCGGAATCTGA